The [Eubacterium] siraeum genome contains a region encoding:
- the mnmA gene encoding tRNA 2-thiouridine(34) synthase MnmA, translating to MNNKAVIAMSGGVDSSVAAYLMKQRGFDCIGVTMKLFANEDIGISREHSCCSLDDVEDARSVAYSLDMPYYVFNFSDRFETDVIDRFINAYENGITPNPCIDCNRYLKFDKLYMRAKELDRDYVVTGHYARVEKDGNGRFLLKKALDDTKDQSYVLYCLTQEQLSHTIFPLGEMRKSQAREIAESQGFINARKADSQDICFVQNGSYADFIEQYTGKNYPDGDFLDKDGNVIGRHKGVIRYTVGQRKGLGISAPEPLYVKAVNPVSNTVTLSYNDWLYSSIVKAGDINLISVPEIKGEMRVKAKVRYRHTEQWATVTQNGDTITAVFDEPQRAVTCGQALVLYDGDTVVGGGTIIEVE from the coding sequence ATGAACAATAAGGCAGTAATCGCAATGAGCGGCGGCGTTGATTCAAGCGTGGCGGCTTACCTTATGAAACAGCGTGGATTTGATTGCATCGGCGTTACGATGAAATTATTCGCAAACGAGGATATAGGCATTTCAAGAGAGCATAGCTGTTGCTCGCTTGACGATGTAGAGGACGCAAGGAGCGTTGCTTACTCGCTTGATATGCCGTATTACGTTTTCAATTTCTCCGACAGATTCGAAACCGATGTGATTGACCGCTTCATAAACGCTTATGAGAACGGCATAACTCCGAACCCCTGCATAGACTGCAACAGGTATCTCAAGTTCGACAAGTTGTATATGAGAGCAAAAGAGCTTGACCGTGACTATGTGGTGACAGGTCACTATGCAAGGGTGGAAAAGGACGGAAACGGCAGATTTCTGCTGAAAAAAGCGCTCGATGATACCAAAGATCAGAGCTATGTTCTCTACTGTCTTACACAGGAGCAATTAAGCCACACGATATTTCCGCTCGGTGAGATGAGAAAATCGCAGGCGAGAGAAATTGCCGAATCACAGGGATTTATAAATGCCCGTAAAGCCGACAGTCAGGATATATGCTTTGTACAAAACGGCAGCTACGCCGACTTTATAGAGCAGTACACAGGCAAGAATTACCCGGACGGCGATTTTCTTGACAAAGACGGCAACGTTATCGGCAGACACAAGGGCGTTATCCGCTATACCGTAGGTCAGCGTAAGGGTCTTGGCATTTCCGCTCCCGAGCCGCTTTATGTAAAGGCGGTAAACCCTGTAAGCAACACCGTAACGCTGTCATATAATGACTGGCTGTACAGCAGTATTGTAAAGGCAGGAGATATAAATCTTATCTCCGTACCCGAAATAAAGGGCGAGATGCGTGTTAAAGCCAAAGTCCGCTACCGCCACACAGAGCAGTGGGCGACCGTAACGCAAAACGGCGATACAATAACGGCGGTTTTCGATGAGCCGCAAAGGGCGGTCACCTGCGGTCAGGCACTGGTGCTGTATGACGGGGATACCGTGGTCGGCGGAGGGACTATAATTGAGGTGGAATAA
- a CDS encoding Abi family protein, producing MKPKSINSLIKYMRDKKGIAINGSTQKKKLRYMGYFHGYKGYRYCYSPSSLLPYTGFNELQAVYEFDMGLKAILYPQIMFLETTIKNYALENILKQSGSERFADIYTKLLNDYKTFPVGSREYKESITKRMNVRNKIYSVISRDYGRNNIVNHYYDKDKAVPIWAIFELLSLGEFGNFLSCVNVTVRKNISGDVGIKTSVDSDGKMLEKIVYTLKDLRNSVAHNNTVFDTRFKTGKVNNRISKYIMSELSISNVTFDTIVDYIVLIAFVMSLLKCPKTQIQQFIHQFEDACDNFRKNVPANIYSKIIYTDTKAKLTGIKNII from the coding sequence GTGAAACCCAAAAGTATAAATTCACTTATAAAATATATGCGTGATAAAAAAGGAATAGCTATAAACGGGAGTACCCAAAAGAAAAAATTAAGATATATGGGCTATTTTCACGGATATAAGGGATACAGATATTGTTATTCTCCGTCTTCATTGTTACCATACACCGGCTTTAATGAACTTCAAGCGGTATATGAATTTGATATGGGCTTAAAAGCAATTCTCTATCCACAAATAATGTTTCTTGAAACAACAATAAAAAACTATGCTCTGGAAAACATTCTCAAACAATCCGGAAGTGAGCGTTTCGCTGATATTTATACAAAACTTCTTAATGACTATAAAACTTTTCCTGTCGGTAGCCGAGAATATAAAGAATCGATTACAAAGCGAATGAACGTGAGAAACAAGATATACAGTGTTATTTCAAGGGATTACGGCAGAAACAACATAGTGAATCATTATTATGATAAGGATAAAGCTGTACCGATATGGGCTATTTTTGAACTTTTGAGCTTGGGCGAATTTGGTAATTTTTTGTCTTGTGTAAATGTTACTGTAAGAAAAAATATTTCAGGAGATGTTGGCATTAAAACAAGTGTTGATTCCGACGGAAAAATGCTTGAAAAAATTGTCTATACTTTAAAAGATTTGAGAAATTCTGTGGCACATAATAATACAGTATTTGATACACGGTTTAAGACGGGCAAGGTTAATAACAGAATATCCAAATACATAATGTCTGAATTGAGTATTTCTAATGTAACTTTTGATACGATTGTTGATTATATAGTTTTGATTGCATTTGTTATGTCGTTACTCAAATGCCCGAAAACGCAAATACAGCAGTTCATTCATCAGTTTGAAGATGCCTGTGACAATTTCAGAAAAAATGTACCTGCGAATATTTATTCAAAAATAATATATACTGATACAAAAGCAAAATTGACAGGAATAAAAAATATTATTTAA
- a CDS encoding GNAT family N-acetyltransferase: MIRVRRAQDKDIKRVTELLAQVLELHADLRPDLFIHGTTKYTENQLSDIFADEKTPVFVAVDDCDTVQGYAFCILKEPAFATNMTDIKTLYIDDLCVDSNARGRHIGTTLFDYVMDFAKQTGCYTVTLNVWEGNDSARHFYEKMGMFVRETQMERRVAADNSPCGCDPLQTRRSDGW, from the coding sequence ATGATAAGAGTAAGAAGAGCGCAGGACAAGGATATTAAGCGTGTTACGGAGCTGCTCGCTCAGGTACTGGAGCTTCACGCCGATTTAAGACCCGACTTATTTATACACGGTACGACAAAGTACACGGAAAATCAGCTGTCGGATATATTCGCTGATGAAAAGACACCTGTATTTGTGGCTGTAGACGACTGCGACACGGTGCAGGGATATGCGTTCTGTATACTCAAAGAGCCTGCTTTTGCAACAAATATGACAGATATAAAAACGCTGTATATAGATGACTTATGTGTTGACAGCAACGCAAGGGGTCGGCATATAGGAACTACGCTTTTTGACTATGTAATGGATTTTGCAAAGCAGACAGGTTGTTACACAGTTACTCTGAACGTCTGGGAGGGCAACGACAGCGCACGTCATTTTTATGAAAAGATGGGAATGTTCGTCCGTGAAACCCAAATGGAGCGGCGGGTCGCCGCTGACAATTCGCCGTGCGGGTGTGACCCGCTTCAAACTCGCCGTTCTGACGGTTGGTGA
- the tyrS gene encoding tyrosine--tRNA ligase, which yields MTLYEELIERGLIAQVTNEEEISKMINEGKATFYIGFDPTADSLHVGHFMALCLMKRLQMAGNKPIALLGGGTGMIGDPSGKTDMRKMLTKEDIEHNIACFKKQMSRFIDFSDGKALLVNNADWLLSLNYVDVLREVGACFSVNKMLSAECYKQRMERGLSFLEFNYMIMQSYDFYKLYKDYGCNMQFGGDDQWSNMLGGTELIRKKLGKDAHAMTITLLLNSEGKKMGKTEKGAVWLDPEKTSPFEFFQYWRNVADADVMKCIKMLTFLPLEQIREMESWEGAQLNKAKEILAYELTKLVHGEEEAEKALAAAKELFGGKGVSGDMPTAVMPAELVNDGKIGILDALVASKLCPSKREARTNVTGGGISVNDEKVTDPAAMIEIGEFAVIKKGKKSYCKIVKA from the coding sequence ATGACACTTTACGAAGAACTTATTGAAAGAGGGCTTATCGCTCAGGTTACGAACGAGGAAGAGATAAGCAAGATGATAAATGAGGGCAAGGCTACGTTCTATATAGGCTTTGACCCGACAGCCGACTCTCTGCACGTCGGTCACTTTATGGCGCTGTGCCTTATGAAGCGTCTGCAGATGGCAGGCAACAAGCCTATTGCGCTTCTCGGCGGCGGTACAGGTATGATAGGCGACCCCTCCGGCAAGACGGATATGAGAAAGATGCTCACAAAGGAAGATATTGAGCATAATATTGCCTGCTTCAAAAAGCAGATGAGCCGTTTTATAGATTTCTCGGACGGCAAGGCACTGCTTGTAAACAATGCTGACTGGCTGCTGAGCCTTAATTATGTAGATGTACTGCGTGAGGTAGGTGCTTGCTTCTCGGTAAACAAGATGCTGAGTGCTGAGTGCTACAAGCAGAGAATGGAAAGAGGTCTTTCGTTCCTCGAATTCAACTATATGATAATGCAGAGCTACGACTTCTACAAGCTGTACAAGGATTACGGCTGTAATATGCAGTTCGGCGGCGACGACCAGTGGAGCAATATGCTCGGCGGTACGGAGCTTATCAGAAAGAAGCTTGGCAAGGACGCACACGCAATGACCATTACCCTGCTCTTAAATTCAGAGGGCAAGAAAATGGGCAAGACCGAAAAGGGTGCTGTATGGCTCGACCCCGAAAAGACAAGCCCGTTTGAATTCTTCCAGTACTGGAGAAACGTTGCTGACGCAGATGTTATGAAGTGCATAAAGATGCTTACATTCCTGCCGCTTGAACAGATAAGAGAGATGGAAAGCTGGGAGGGCGCACAGCTTAACAAGGCTAAGGAAATACTCGCTTACGAGCTTACTAAGCTGGTACACGGAGAGGAAGAAGCTGAAAAGGCTTTAGCCGCCGCAAAGGAACTGTTCGGCGGTAAGGGTGTCAGCGGCGATATGCCTACTGCGGTTATGCCTGCCGAGCTTGTAAACGATGGTAAGATCGGTATTCTTGACGCTCTTGTTGCATCAAAGCTCTGCCCGTCAAAGAGAGAGGCAAGAACAAACGTAACAGGCGGCGGTATCAGTGTAAACGATGAAAAGGTGACCGACCCTGCGGCTATGATAGAGATAGGTGAATTTGCCGTAATCAAGAAGGGTAAAAAGAGCTACTGCAAGATAGTAAAGGCATAA
- a CDS encoding 3-deoxy-7-phosphoheptulonate synthase has protein sequence MSMDLLVRLPDPEEIKKKYPASEKVKEIKAQRDKEIADVFTGKSNKFLLIIGPCSADKEEPVIDYISRLVPVQEQVKDKILIIPRIYTNKPRTTGEGYKGMIHQPDPTKHEDMLEGLIKVRQLHLHAIEQTGFTCADEMLYPENDRYLSDLLSYVAVGARSVEDQQHRLTASGLDIPVGMKNPTSGTMSVMLNSIRAAQASHTFIYRGWETHTSGNPLAHAILRGAVNKHGETIPNYHYEDLSLLYELYCKQELQNKAVIVDTNHSNSGKKYLEQVRIANEILHSRRHSKDLEGFVKGLMIESYIEDGSQSTDDAVYGKSITDPCLGWEKTEKLIYSLADQL, from the coding sequence ATGAGCATGGATCTACTGGTACGTCTGCCCGATCCTGAGGAGATCAAGAAAAAGTACCCTGCAAGTGAAAAGGTAAAGGAAATAAAGGCGCAGAGGGATAAGGAAATAGCCGATGTATTCACGGGAAAAAGCAATAAGTTTCTGCTTATAATCGGACCTTGCTCCGCCGACAAGGAAGAGCCGGTCATTGATTATATTTCAAGGCTTGTACCCGTTCAGGAGCAGGTAAAGGATAAGATACTGATCATACCGAGAATTTACACGAACAAGCCCCGTACCACAGGAGAAGGATATAAGGGTATGATACATCAGCCCGACCCCACAAAGCACGAGGATATGCTCGAGGGACTTATCAAGGTAAGACAGCTTCATCTTCACGCCATAGAGCAGACCGGCTTTACCTGTGCGGATGAAATGCTGTACCCCGAAAATGACCGCTATCTGTCAGATCTCCTGTCTTATGTTGCGGTCGGCGCACGCTCTGTAGAGGATCAGCAGCACAGGCTTACCGCAAGCGGACTTGATATACCTGTGGGAATGAAAAATCCCACGAGCGGAACTATGTCGGTAATGCTCAATTCTATCCGTGCGGCGCAGGCAAGCCATACTTTTATATACAGAGGCTGGGAAACGCACACAAGCGGAAATCCGCTTGCACACGCTATCCTGCGTGGTGCTGTAAACAAGCACGGTGAAACCATACCGAATTATCACTACGAGGATCTGTCACTGCTCTATGAGCTTTACTGCAAGCAGGAGCTTCAGAACAAGGCGGTTATAGTTGACACCAACCACTCAAATTCAGGTAAGAAGTATCTTGAGCAGGTAAGAATAGCAAACGAGATTCTCCACAGCCGTCGTCACAGCAAGGATCTTGAGGGCTTTGTCAAGGGACTTATGATTGAAAGCTATATCGAGGACGGAAGCCAGAGCACAGACGATGCGGTTTACGGCAAGTCGATAACCGACCCGTGTCTTGGCTGGGAAAAGACAGAAAAGCTAATCTACAGCTTAGCCGACCAACTGTAA
- a CDS encoding DUF4956 domain-containing protein, producing MLQHLTALAESTGDDLLSLIGQSFDITAQLESLSLPRILLALLTATLCGAIIYLVYRMFYRGVVYSDNFNILVLLITVVTAFIIMTISANLVLSLGMVGALSIVRFRSAIKDPLDVGFLFWGVGAGITAGAGLYFVAIIGTVFVAALYIILTMVKKERRCYLLVVRYGTDAESNVNALLGTLKYKLKNKTQINDRIELTIEIKTANNDTTQLSRFKAIDGVDSVTLLEYNGEYMN from the coding sequence ATGTTACAACATCTGACCGCACTTGCGGAAAGCACGGGGGACGACTTATTATCCCTTATAGGACAGAGCTTTGATATTACGGCACAGCTTGAGAGCCTGTCACTGCCGAGAATACTGCTCGCACTGCTCACAGCTACACTGTGCGGAGCGATAATTTATCTTGTTTACCGTATGTTCTACAGAGGAGTTGTCTACAGCGACAATTTCAACATACTTGTACTTCTCATCACGGTGGTTACGGCGTTTATCATAATGACTATCAGTGCAAACCTTGTACTGTCGCTCGGTATGGTCGGTGCGTTGTCTATTGTGCGATTCCGCTCGGCAATAAAGGACCCGCTCGATGTGGGCTTCTTGTTCTGGGGAGTAGGCGCAGGTATCACGGCAGGCGCAGGACTTTACTTTGTTGCAATAATAGGTACTGTTTTTGTTGCGGCACTGTACATAATTCTTACTATGGTGAAGAAGGAGCGCCGTTGCTATCTTCTTGTTGTACGCTATGGTACGGACGCTGAGAGCAATGTCAACGCACTTCTCGGAACGCTCAAGTACAAGCTGAAGAACAAGACGCAGATAAACGACCGCATTGAACTGACTATCGAGATAAAGACTGCAAATAATGACACAACTCAGCTTTCAAGATTCAAGGCTATCGACGGTGTTGACAGTGTAACGCTCCTCGAATACAACGGCGAATACATGAACTAA
- a CDS encoding polyphosphate polymerase domain-containing protein has protein sequence MIYRERALRHEYKFPATAAQCEILRERFSAVMTPDAHGENGCYRITSVYLDDVYRTAYNDKLIGADTRKKYRIRTYDLSDKLLHFECKYKDRDMTSKRGIWISPEQYYSILRGDYSFVWSGEYEGTILDDASYSNSLALLRPSVIVDYKRQAFINPEGNVRFTIDSGFKAGAFSDDMLSQSVRYLPVEDFTAVIEIKYDDYLPSYLMDLLGGIELRQDSVSKFILCHDKLTSLKMRT, from the coding sequence ATGATATACAGAGAGCGTGCATTGCGGCACGAATACAAGTTTCCTGCGACAGCGGCACAGTGTGAAATACTGAGGGAGCGTTTCTCTGCGGTTATGACACCCGACGCACACGGAGAGAACGGTTGTTATCGCATAACGAGCGTATATCTTGACGATGTGTACCGGACGGCTTATAACGATAAGCTGATAGGTGCGGATACCCGTAAGAAATACCGTATAAGGACCTATGACCTGTCGGACAAGCTGCTGCATTTTGAATGCAAGTACAAGGACAGGGATATGACGTCAAAGCGTGGGATATGGATAAGCCCGGAGCAGTATTACTCTATATTAAGAGGAGATTATTCTTTTGTATGGAGCGGCGAATATGAGGGGACTATCCTTGATGACGCATCTTACAGCAATTCGCTGGCTCTGCTCCGCCCGTCTGTTATAGTGGATTATAAGAGGCAGGCGTTTATAAATCCAGAGGGCAATGTGCGATTCACCATTGACAGCGGATTCAAAGCGGGAGCTTTTTCGGATGATATGCTGTCGCAAAGCGTCAGATACCTGCCTGTTGAGGATTTCACGGCGGTTATAGAGATAAAGTATGACGATTATCTGCCGTCTTATCTAATGGATCTGCTCGGCGGTATCGAACTGAGGCAGGACTCGGTATCTAAATTTATATTGTGCCATGACAAGCTGACAAGCCTTAAAATGCGGACATAA